A window of Microcoleus sp. bin38.metabat.b11b12b14.051 genomic DNA:
CCCGAGTTTCAAAAGTAGTAGAGCCTGACCCGATTGAGTCAGAGTCTGTGGTGGATGATAATGTAGTTTCTGATGCTGAGGTTGCTCCTCGTCGGGAGTCCGATCCTTTGTTGGAGCGTTTAAGTTCTTTGTTGCCGCAAGATTTCTAGAATGAGGTAGACCAAGGTTAAAAAGCCTTGACATATGATGTTAGTAGCCCGCTGTTGGCAGCAGCTACTAAATAAATAAATAAAGCGATCGCTCTTTTGAAAAAAAGGGCGATCGCTTTGTTATTGGTCAAACAGGTCATTGTTAACAGTTGACAGTTGACAGCTTGCCCCGAGCGAAGTCGAGGGGTTGACAGTTGACAGCGAAGTTTTTAGGCAGGGGATTTAAGCCCCTGCCTAAAAACAATCCACCTAAAGGTGGGGGCTTGAATCCCCTGTGATGACGGTCATTGGTCATTGGTCATCTCGCCCGCTCGCGAAGCCGAAGGGTGGTCATTGGTCATTAGTCATTGGTCATTGGTCATTGGTCATTGGTCATTAGTCATTGGTCATTAGTCATTGGTCATTGGTCATTAGTCTGTCAACTGAATGAACTGTCAACTGTCAACTGTCAACTGAATGAACTGTCAACCCCTCGACTCCGCTCGGGGCAAGCTGTCAACTGTCAACTGTCAACTGAATGAACTGTCAACTGTCAACTGAATGAACTGTCAACTGAATCAACTGTCAATCCTAATTTTTGTAAGCGCGAACGAATGGCGGCAGGCTGTCGCTGAAATCTTTGAGATAATTCACCAATTTGTTGGCCGCTAGCGTATTCTTTCTTCAGATTCTCGTCTTCATCGTGACTCCACTTGACATAAGCTCTGGGATATTTCTGCCGAATTTTCTCATTTTGGGTTTTAGGTCTACCCGCAACATTCAAACCAGAACCTGCTTGGTGAATTTCGCCACTGTGACTAGCTACAGCCTCCTGTACGCGGCTGGGAACGCTCGCGACTTCTTGAGCCAGCTCAGCCAAAGCATTGTCTACTTTTTGTTGAAGTTCTGTTAGCTGCCTCTGCTGCAAACTCCCCCACTGCGGCAGTTCGTTGATAAACTGCTGCAAGTCCAGAATGATTGTTGTCAAAGTTTCGACTTGTTGCAACTCTGGCCGTTGTTTGAATTGGCGGCTGGTGATTTCGATCTCGCTTTGAATCATTTTGATAGTTTTTTCTAAAATTATTAGTCGCTGGCGCAGGTTCTCAATTGCTGAAATTAGAGAGTGGGCGTTTTCTCCGGGCCCAACATTGAGATTTTCGCGTGATGTTTGGGCGAGAGCTTCGTCTATAGTATTTACTGCAAGTTGCAATTGCTCGATCGCCCGATCGCTCGTAGCTGCTTGTTGATTTACGCGATCGAACACTGCCGACGTACTTGTTTTAATTTTTCCGCGCAACTTCTGCCGGTTGATAAAATTCAACACCAGCGAAATCACCAGCGGCACTTCCACATAAATGCTCTGCTGCAAAACCAAACTAGCAGCCAATCCCACAGCCGAGGCAGCCAGAAAAAATAATTCAGCATTTTCTAACAAATTGCTCGACTTCGGATTCTGAATTTTTGTTTGCGAATTAGATGGTGACATAGATTTTGGATTTTTAATTTAATGGCAAATGACCGATTTTAGATTTTATATTAAATCATGTAATTGCAGGTTTTTTTCACTAATTGGTGTTTTCTAATGGCATTTTTTATGTTTTATACTCGCCACTGGATGAGCTAAAATCTGGTCATATTGCCACAGAATAATTGCCTTTTTTGAGACTAGAAGTAGTAGGTAAAAATTAAGTAAGCACGAGCGCTTTGGAGACTTAATTCAATATCAGTTAAAAAAATAAGTGTTTTTTGACAGTCATTTAATTAAATATATTATATTCGCAAAATTATCCTAGCTAAAGTGAAATAAATCAAAACTCCGAGCACATCAACGGCGGTGGTAATAAAAGGGGCAGACATTAAAGCGGGGTCTAAACCCAAAGAACGAAACAGAAACGGCAGAGCTGAACCGGCAATAGAAGCTAAAATGGCGATCGCCAGCAAACTCACTCCCACCGCGATAGCTACTGCTAAATTTCCTTGCAGAGTATAAGCCCAACCCGTGGCTACAGTCCCTAATATAGCTCCTAGCAGCGCTCCCGCCATCCCCTCGCGTACAATTACTTGCAACGGGCCCATGGCTGTAATTTCGTCAGTGTTCAAACCGCGAATTACCACAGTTGAGGACTGAGCTCCGACATTGCCTCCAGTGCCCGTCAGCAGCGGAATAAACGCTGCTAGGGCAACTACTTGGTGCAAAATATCTTCTTGAGCTCTAATAATTGCGCCCGTGACTGTATTGGTTAACAGCAAAACAAACAGCCACACCACCCTTTTGCGAGCAACGGTGATTAAATCGGTCTGAAAATAATTGTCGCCGCCGGACTGGACGCCGCCCAAGGTATAAATATCTTTATCAGCTTCTTGTTCTAGAATGTCGATCGCGTCGTCAACTGTAACGATCCCGACGAGACGCTGTTCCCGGTCTACAACGGGAACAGCCAAAAAATCGTAACGCTGGATCAGGCGAGCAACTTCTTCTCTATCTGTTCCAGTTTGAACAGAAACGGCCTCGCGGGTCATAATTTCGCCCACGGTTTTTTCGAGGGGGGAAGTGACTAAATCCCGCAGGGATAAAATGCCGGTCAACCTGCGTCCGGCGTCGGTGACGTAAAGAGAATAAATGGTTTCGGTAGTTTTAGCCAAAGAGCGAATTCTGTCTAAAGCTTGGGTGACGGTAAAGCTTTCTTTCAGAGAAATGTATTCTGGGGTCATGATCCGGCCGGCGGTGCTGGCTTCGTAACCCAAGAGTTGGGCTGTAGCTTCGCGTTCCGTGGGGCTCAATTGACCCAAGAGGCGGCGGACTAAAATTGCCGGCAGTTCGTCAAACAGTTTAGCTCGATCGTCCGGGGACATTTTGTCTACAATATCGAGGACTTCTTGGCGTTTGAATTTTTCGCAGAGCGACTGCTGAACGCTGGAGTCGAGATATTCGTAAACTGCGATCGCTTCGTCTTTGGAAAGCAACCGGAAAGCTATTACTTGCATGGTTTCCGGCAGGCCTTCGATGGCTTCAGCGATGTCTGCTTCCTGCACCGGGTG
This region includes:
- the mgtE gene encoding magnesium transporter, translated to MTENNYQSSSLPGYARKELRELVRSQLKALLEQGDFQGAKAILHPVQEADIAEAIEGLPETMQVIAFRLLSKDEAIAVYEYLDSSVQQSLCEKFKRQEVLDIVDKMSPDDRAKLFDELPAILVRRLLGQLSPTEREATAQLLGYEASTAGRIMTPEYISLKESFTVTQALDRIRSLAKTTETIYSLYVTDAGRRLTGILSLRDLVTSPLEKTVGEIMTREAVSVQTGTDREEVARLIQRYDFLAVPVVDREQRLVGIVTVDDAIDILEQEADKDIYTLGGVQSGGDNYFQTDLITVARKRVVWLFVLLLTNTVTGAIIRAQEDILHQVVALAAFIPLLTGTGGNVGAQSSTVVIRGLNTDEITAMGPLQVIVREGMAGALLGAILGTVATGWAYTLQGNLAVAIAVGVSLLAIAILASIAGSALPFLFRSLGLDPALMSAPFITTAVDVLGVLIYFTLARIILRI